A genomic stretch from Sulfurimonas sediminis includes:
- the pglZ gene encoding BREX-1 system phosphatase PglZ type A encodes MIDIQQRLKTIFQKERLVFWYDDNGALKNEFEVIKLDDVTKLEIDNNEFGIKRQVLSLQKNDKFLIYSPIKPPKDEDNWLLDLNIANYMFSADKISLILQNLGLDVSFKEFVSQFDKFFNSKTHLNTLKTLLNDKESQDSLALKIMATSISCDDNIDSIMLKLFSNDKHFETLSKYNLTDEFFKAVKTKYSYDGDSVKDLLHKLFQNHFYYSLDKSKSILNSDARIFVKSWMDSSKHKDSFEQISKEISEELNIGNIIIDIDISKIISCDTYEKCDQVVISHLLSKLNSNSINSSEMAKIINIREHTFWFKNYKNIYKALLSASLLFDFVKDTKLTMKSFQDGINEYSTHWYKADRYYRDYSIHSSKAEHLELLKPLNSKVEDVYLNSYLRELNDNWQSFAQTYSTTSAIAHQQQFYNTKVQPYLQRKNKVFVIISDALRYECGVELTSQILAENKKKDRFSATCNSMLSSLPSYTQLGMASLLPHKELSIKNKNDIVFVDDKSSSGIANRDKILKSYDENAMAIGYEDFLKYKRDEGRELVKNASVVYIYHDEIDKMGEKNEIKTFDAVQSTFKSIIKIIKQISNFNGSNILITSDHGFLYTNQATADSEFCKVEIQNAIKINRRFIIGKNLEDGTCVAKYSGDNLGISGDNEYLIPKSISKIRVQGGGNRFIHGGASLQELVIPLIEVNIKKGKSSNIKDVNVDIIPMRNISTNTVNVSLYQSEVVDDKTKPITLKISFQSLDGVLLSDEFKHTFNSTEQYDTNRETRFKMTFKQNINEYNNQNIKLVTKKVLEGSSETPIYKEFEVKLALSFFNDFDDDF; translated from the coding sequence ATGATAGATATACAACAAAGATTAAAAACAATCTTCCAAAAAGAGAGATTGGTGTTTTGGTATGATGATAATGGTGCTTTAAAAAATGAGTTTGAAGTAATAAAGTTAGATGATGTAACTAAACTTGAAATAGATAACAATGAGTTTGGCATAAAACGACAAGTATTGAGTTTGCAAAAAAATGATAAATTTCTTATATATTCTCCTATTAAACCCCCTAAAGATGAGGATAATTGGCTACTTGATTTGAACATCGCTAACTATATGTTTAGTGCAGATAAAATAAGTCTAATTTTACAAAATCTTGGTCTTGATGTCAGTTTCAAAGAGTTTGTAAGTCAGTTTGATAAGTTTTTTAACTCTAAAACTCATTTAAATACCCTTAAAACTTTGCTTAATGATAAAGAGAGTCAAGATAGCCTTGCACTTAAGATAATGGCTACAAGCATATCGTGTGATGATAATATAGATAGTATTATGCTAAAACTATTCTCTAATGACAAGCACTTTGAAACATTAAGCAAATATAACCTTACAGATGAATTTTTTAAAGCTGTTAAAACTAAATACTCTTATGATGGAGACAGTGTTAAAGATTTATTACATAAACTCTTTCAAAATCATTTTTATTACTCACTTGACAAAAGCAAAAGCATACTAAACTCTGATGCAAGAATTTTTGTTAAAAGTTGGATGGATAGCAGCAAACACAAAGATAGTTTTGAACAAATCTCAAAAGAGATTAGTGAGGAATTAAATATTGGTAATATTATTATTGATATAGATATTTCAAAAATAATCTCTTGCGATACTTATGAAAAGTGCGACCAAGTAGTTATATCGCATTTACTTAGCAAGTTAAATAGTAACAGTATTAATTCTTCTGAAATGGCTAAAATTATTAATATTAGAGAGCATACATTTTGGTTTAAGAACTATAAAAATATTTATAAGGCACTTCTTAGTGCTTCACTACTCTTTGACTTTGTAAAAGATACCAAACTTACTATGAAAAGTTTTCAAGATGGGATAAATGAGTATTCTACTCATTGGTATAAAGCAGATAGATATTATAGAGATTACTCTATACATTCAAGCAAAGCTGAACACCTTGAACTATTAAAGCCTCTTAACTCTAAGGTAGAAGATGTTTATTTAAACTCTTATTTAAGAGAGTTAAATGACAACTGGCAAAGTTTCGCCCAAACTTATTCTACCACTTCAGCAATTGCACATCAACAACAGTTTTATAACACTAAAGTGCAACCATACTTACAAAGGAAAAACAAAGTATTTGTCATTATCTCTGATGCTTTGCGTTATGAGTGTGGAGTCGAACTAACTTCACAAATTTTAGCAGAGAACAAAAAGAAAGATAGATTTAGTGCAACTTGTAATAGCATGCTAAGTTCGTTACCATCATATACACAGCTTGGAATGGCAAGTCTATTACCTCATAAAGAGTTATCTATAAAAAATAAAAATGATATTGTATTTGTAGATGACAAATCATCATCTGGGATAGCCAATAGAGATAAAATACTAAAATCATACGATGAAAATGCAATGGCTATTGGTTATGAAGATTTCTTAAAATATAAAAGAGATGAAGGTAGAGAGTTAGTAAAAAATGCAAGTGTTGTTTATATCTACCATGATGAGATTGATAAAATGGGAGAAAAAAACGAAATAAAAACATTTGATGCAGTGCAAAGTACATTTAAGAGCATTATTAAAATCATTAAGCAAATTTCTAACTTTAATGGATCAAATATATTAATCACAAGTGATCACGGTTTTCTTTATACCAACCAAGCAACTGCTGATAGTGAATTTTGCAAGGTTGAGATACAAAATGCTATAAAAATAAATAGAAGGTTTATTATTGGTAAAAATTTGGAAGATGGAACTTGTGTGGCTAAATATAGCGGTGATAATTTAGGTATTAGTGGAGATAATGAGTATCTGATACCAAAGTCAATCAGTAAAATAAGAGTTCAAGGTGGAGGCAATCGTTTTATACACGGTGGAGCTTCACTTCAAGAGTTGGTAATACCACTCATCGAGGTTAATATTAAAAAAGGCAAATCATCAAATATTAAAGATGTAAATGTAGATATTATACCGATGAGAAATATATCTACCAATACTGTTAATGTATCGCTCTACCAATCAGAAGTAGTTGATGATAAGACTAAACCGATAACACTTAAAATATCATTTCAAAGTCTTGATGGTGTATTGCTCTCTGATGAGTTCAAGCATACCTTTAACTCTACTGAACAGTATGATACAAATAGAGAAACAAGATTTAAGATGACTTTCAAGCAGAACATAAATGAGTATAATAACCAGAACATTAAACTTGTAACGAAAAAAGTTCTTGAGGGAAGTAGTGAAACTCCAATATATAAAGAGTTTGAAGTGAAGTTAGCATTATCATTTTTCAATGATTTTGATGATGATTTTTAG
- a CDS encoding zeta toxin family protein: protein MKTLYIIAGANGSGKTTFAMNFAQLQNLKFINADEIAKEYDPNDIQKYKMKAGKKFFEELYVSLDEENSFIIETTLSGKYLIKIIAKAKHQGFKISLIYLFLETNTENIYRVKNRVLKGGHNVPAEDIARRYYRSRKLFQNIYKDLCDEWMLFFNGDDNFELVENQDELYDEELKNLFLEGGENE, encoded by the coding sequence ATGAAAACACTTTATATAATTGCAGGTGCAAATGGGAGTGGAAAAACGACCTTTGCTATGAATTTTGCACAGCTTCAAAACTTAAAATTTATAAATGCAGATGAAATTGCAAAAGAGTATGATCCAAATGATATTCAAAAGTATAAGATGAAAGCTGGGAAAAAGTTTTTTGAAGAGTTGTATGTCTCGTTAGATGAGGAGAACTCTTTTATCATCGAGACAACACTATCTGGTAAGTATCTTATTAAAATAATAGCTAAGGCAAAACACCAAGGATTTAAAATATCTTTGATATATCTATTTTTAGAAACAAATACTGAAAATATTTATCGTGTTAAAAATAGAGTCTTAAAAGGTGGGCACAATGTTCCTGCGGAAGATATTGCAAGACGATATTATAGAAGTAGAAAATTGTTTCAAAATATATACAAAGATTTGTGTGATGAGTGGATGTTATTTTTTAATGGCGATGATAATTTTGAGTTAGTTGAAAATCAAGATGAACTCTATGATGAAGAGTTAAAAAATCTATTTTTAGAAGGTGGAGAAAATGAGTAA
- the pglX gene encoding BREX-1 system adenine-specific DNA-methyltransferase PglX, with translation MATYIRLTDYKSSDEKEQEFFNPENRYKAKQEDFSNIPGNYIAYWLSDTVINHFSKNIFLGNEVITREGMATADNDRFLRYWNEANFNDIGFNLQTIDEANKSHKRWFPYNKGGEFRKWYGNNEYLVDWQNDGYGVKNNIDQKTGRLRSHNYNGEFAFQKGMTWAALSSSKISVRFSNYGFMFDSKGAMGFSDKNIEYFIALINSCVGMKFLEILAPTVDFKVGDIIKIPLIKHKEEIINTIVKTNISIAKQEWDSREISWDFTKNELIKHKNDSKIETAYSNYCDYWREKFNTLHQNEEELNKLFIDIYELQDELTPDVELKDITILKNETKIIDNELVFQADEIMKQFISYGVGVMFGRYSLDSDGLLIANIGQEVPPSTTFEIDDDNVIPVLEDDYFKDDIASRFVQFVKATFGEEDLSENIRFIENSLGTTLRKYFVKGFYEDHLKRYKKRPIYWMVASPKKGFMSLIYMHRYEADTFARVRNSYLTEYIAKLEAHKETLTLTTSSDTASNADKKSADKQMKAIDAKLKEIIEFDRDKMMHFAQNPTEIDLDDGVKVNYCKFRDILYPITGLCK, from the coding sequence ATGGCAACATACATAAGACTAACAGACTACAAAAGTAGTGATGAAAAAGAGCAAGAGTTTTTTAATCCTGAAAATAGATATAAAGCTAAACAAGAAGATTTTTCTAATATCCCAGGAAATTATATTGCTTATTGGTTAAGTGATACTGTAATTAATCATTTTTCAAAAAATATTTTTTTAGGTAATGAAGTTATTACAAGAGAAGGAATGGCAACTGCTGATAATGATAGATTTCTAAGATATTGGAATGAAGCTAATTTTAATGATATAGGTTTCAACTTACAAACGATAGATGAAGCAAATAAATCACATAAAAGGTGGTTCCCATACAACAAAGGGGGAGAATTTAGAAAATGGTATGGAAACAATGAATATCTTGTTGATTGGCAGAATGATGGATATGGAGTAAAAAATAATATTGACCAAAAAACTGGACGACTTAGGTCTCATAATTATAATGGTGAATTTGCTTTTCAAAAAGGAATGACTTGGGCAGCACTGAGTAGTTCTAAGATTTCTGTAAGATTTTCTAATTATGGTTTTATGTTTGATTCAAAAGGGGCAATGGGTTTCAGTGATAAAAATATAGAATACTTTATTGCATTGATTAATAGCTGTGTTGGTATGAAGTTTTTAGAAATTTTAGCTCCAACTGTGGATTTTAAGGTTGGGGACATAATTAAAATACCTTTAATTAAGCACAAAGAAGAAATAATAAATACAATAGTGAAAACTAATATTTCTATTGCAAAACAAGAATGGGACAGTAGAGAAATATCGTGGGACTTCACAAAGAATGAACTCATAAAACATAAAAATGACAGTAAAATAGAAACAGCATACTCAAACTACTGTGACTATTGGAGGGAGAAGTTTAACACACTACATCAAAATGAAGAAGAACTAAACAAACTCTTCATAGATATATATGAGCTACAAGATGAACTTACACCAGATGTAGAACTAAAAGATATAACGATACTCAAAAATGAAACTAAGATAATAGATAATGAGTTAGTATTTCAAGCAGATGAGATTATGAAGCAGTTTATCTCTTATGGTGTTGGTGTGATGTTCGGTAGATACTCACTTGATAGTGATGGACTATTGATTGCAAATATTGGTCAAGAAGTGCCACCATCTACTACATTTGAAATAGATGATGACAATGTTATCCCCGTGCTTGAAGATGACTACTTCAAAGACGATATAGCTTCAAGATTTGTGCAGTTTGTCAAAGCTACATTTGGAGAAGAAGATTTAAGTGAGAACATTAGGTTTATAGAAAACTCACTTGGAACAACTCTAAGAAAGTATTTTGTAAAAGGTTTCTATGAAGACCACCTAAAAAGATACAAAAAAAGACCAATCTATTGGATGGTAGCATCTCCAAAAAAAGGCTTTATGAGTTTAATCTATATGCACAGATATGAAGCAGATACATTTGCAAGAGTAAGAAACTCTTACTTAACAGAATACATAGCAAAGCTTGAAGCACACAAAGAAACGCTAACTCTTACAACCTCGTCAGATACAGCATCTAATGCCGATAAAAAATCAGCAGATAAACAAATGAAAGCTATAGATGCAAAACTAAAAGAGATTATAGAGTTTGATAGAGATAAAATGATGCACTTTGCTCAAAATCCAACAGAGATAGACTTAGATGATGGAGTTAAGGTAAATTATTGTAAATTTAGGGATATACTTTATCCTATAACAGGGCTTTGTAAATGA
- a CDS encoding RNA-directed DNA polymerase, translating into MPKDILSLNFQEAKDFLLKQESYITTNLPKYFEFNNLLLELSKELKQEKFIKFANPNENPKNYEDINYKLLTNKNGKHDWRPIQLIHPVIYVSLVNQITKEENWKKIKDRFLQIKKRSIVECMSLPIVSETKQSSKKEQILFWWENIEQKSLELSLEFSSIYHTDISDCYGSIYTHSIPWAIHSKNNIKYNWTKKSKKYFIGNDIDIHIQAMSNSQTNGIPQGSILMDFIAEIVLSYADLLLSVKLKNKYNKSDFRILRYRDDYRIFVNNPNIADEIIKNLTEVLIELGLKLNSHKTFMSNDIIGASIKPDKLDWMSRGKKSISVQKQLLVLHQFSNKHPNSGTLEKELQNILVNINIMTRDKTIKKVLINFKYTIKKRVLTIEDYQYHFDKLCKINIKKKKNFIEKNNINVLISIVVNIAFHNPKAYTISIAIINKLFTLIEDKSVIEIAEKTIMKFQTIPNTGYMEIWLQRSIIKLDYQKLQLKEKMCRLVNGEDIKLWNNCWLQANIVEIFNKNKIVNHSSIQNTPEIIDINDISFSVYDGQ; encoded by the coding sequence ATGCCTAAGGATATTCTTTCTCTTAATTTTCAAGAGGCAAAAGACTTTTTATTAAAGCAAGAAAGCTATATTACAACTAACTTACCTAAATACTTTGAATTTAATAATTTACTTTTGGAACTATCTAAAGAATTGAAACAAGAAAAGTTTATTAAGTTTGCCAATCCTAATGAAAACCCTAAAAACTATGAAGATATAAACTATAAGTTATTAACTAATAAAAATGGGAAGCATGATTGGAGACCGATACAATTAATTCATCCCGTAATATATGTATCTTTAGTAAATCAAATTACAAAAGAAGAAAATTGGAAAAAAATAAAGGATAGGTTTCTTCAAATAAAAAAAAGAAGTATTGTTGAATGTATGAGCCTACCAATCGTTTCTGAAACAAAACAATCTTCAAAAAAAGAACAAATATTATTTTGGTGGGAGAATATAGAACAAAAATCTTTAGAATTAAGTCTTGAATTTAGTTCTATATATCATACAGACATCAGTGATTGCTATGGGTCTATATATACTCATTCAATTCCTTGGGCAATTCATTCAAAAAATAACATCAAATATAATTGGACTAAAAAATCAAAAAAATATTTTATTGGTAATGATATTGATATACATATACAAGCAATGTCCAATAGTCAAACAAATGGTATTCCTCAAGGTAGTATTCTTATGGATTTTATTGCAGAAATAGTCTTGAGCTATGCTGACCTACTTCTAAGTGTTAAATTAAAGAATAAATACAATAAAAGTGATTTTAGAATATTAAGATATAGGGATGATTATAGAATATTTGTAAATAATCCAAACATAGCAGATGAAATCATAAAAAATTTAACAGAAGTATTAATAGAATTAGGATTGAAACTAAATTCTCATAAAACATTTATGTCAAATGATATAATAGGTGCTTCAATTAAACCTGATAAACTTGATTGGATGAGTAGAGGTAAAAAATCTATATCAGTTCAAAAACAACTTTTGGTATTACATCAATTTTCTAATAAACATCCAAATTCAGGAACATTAGAAAAAGAACTTCAAAATATTCTTGTTAATATTAATATAATGACAAGAGATAAAACTATAAAAAAAGTTTTAATTAATTTCAAATATACAATAAAAAAAAGAGTTCTTACTATTGAAGATTATCAATACCATTTTGATAAATTATGTAAAATTAACATTAAGAAGAAAAAGAATTTTATAGAAAAAAACAATATAAATGTTTTAATTAGTATAGTTGTCAATATAGCTTTTCATAATCCAAAAGCTTATACTATTTCTATTGCAATTATTAATAAATTATTTACTTTAATTGAGGATAAGAGTGTTATTGAAATCGCTGAGAAAACAATAATGAAATTTCAAACTATCCCCAATACTGGTTATATGGAGATATGGCTTCAACGGTCAATAATTAAATTAGACTATCAAAAATTACAATTAAAAGAAAAAATGTGTAGATTAGTTAATGGAGAAGATATTAAGTTATGGAACAATTGTTGGCTACAAGCAAATATTGTTGAAATTTTCAATAAAAATAAAATTGTAAATCATAGTTCAATTCAAAATACACCTGAAATAATAGATATAAATGATATTTCTTTTTCGGTATATGATGGGCAATAA
- a CDS encoding Eco57I restriction-modification methylase domain-containing protein produces the protein MNKSALKKFATSMRLELISMIKTKIDYLLSDAYKENLAVYNTNKAHIQLIEERYSKDSEDFIEEVAYTWFNRLVALRFMDVNEITSSSVISTSDEQPIPQMFIEAKSGTIEDTLNLNRELFFDLIDKKVSGVKDSDNEAYKMLFISTCNEYANLMSSMFEKISDYTELLLPEDMLSPNSIRAKVVSSMSEEDCQDIEVIGWLYQFYISEKKDDVFVMLKKNKKITPSNIPAATQLFTPHWIVKYMVENSLGKLWMLNNPTSNLKEYMKYYIENEEETSTFIKVSSPEEITFLDPCCGSGHTLTYAFDLLTKIYEEEGYNKSEIPSLILQNNLFGCDIDKRASVLANFALTMKARQYHKRFFKKDVKPNIVELEDYASDEFAGIKNFGSLLVPYSDSSFDDGIFGQSTREYEIQKKILSSEFHCVVTNPPYMGSKGMNKELSDFVKKRYPDSKSDLFAVFMERTLELTKPHGFMSMINQHSWMFLSSYEKLRIKIIEKQRIDTMVHLGARAFEEIGGEVVQSVAFVLEKNK, from the coding sequence ATGAACAAATCAGCACTTAAAAAATTCGCCACATCTATGAGACTTGAACTTATCTCTATGATTAAGACTAAGATAGATTATTTACTTTCAGATGCTTACAAAGAGAACTTAGCAGTTTATAACACCAACAAGGCTCACATACAACTGATAGAAGAGAGATACTCAAAGGATAGTGAAGATTTCATAGAAGAAGTTGCTTATACTTGGTTCAACCGTCTTGTGGCTCTTAGGTTTATGGATGTTAATGAGATAACTTCAAGTTCAGTTATATCTACATCTGATGAACAACCAATACCTCAAATGTTTATAGAAGCTAAGTCTGGAACGATAGAAGATACTCTAAATCTAAACAGAGAGCTGTTTTTTGACCTCATAGATAAAAAGGTGTCTGGTGTAAAAGATAGTGATAATGAAGCTTATAAAATGCTCTTTATCTCCACTTGTAATGAGTATGCAAACCTTATGTCATCTATGTTTGAAAAGATTAGTGATTATACAGAGCTACTACTTCCAGAAGATATGTTAAGTCCTAACTCCATCAGAGCAAAAGTTGTAAGCTCTATGAGTGAAGAGGATTGTCAAGATATAGAAGTGATTGGTTGGTTGTATCAGTTCTACATCTCAGAGAAAAAAGATGATGTATTTGTAATGCTCAAAAAGAACAAAAAAATCACACCAAGTAATATACCAGCAGCAACACAACTCTTTACACCTCACTGGATAGTGAAGTATATGGTTGAAAACTCTCTTGGTAAATTGTGGATGCTAAATAATCCAACTTCAAACCTAAAAGAGTATATGAAATACTATATAGAAAATGAAGAAGAAACAAGTACATTTATAAAAGTAAGCTCACCAGAGGAGATAACTTTTTTAGACCCTTGTTGTGGTAGTGGTCATACACTTACTTATGCTTTTGATCTACTAACAAAAATCTATGAGGAGGAAGGCTACAACAAAAGTGAAATCCCATCTCTCATACTCCAAAATAATCTATTTGGTTGCGATATAGACAAAAGAGCTTCTGTATTGGCTAATTTTGCTCTAACTATGAAAGCAAGACAGTATCATAAAAGATTTTTCAAAAAAGATGTAAAACCAAACATAGTTGAGCTTGAAGATTATGCAAGTGATGAGTTTGCAGGGATTAAAAACTTTGGTTCTCTTTTAGTTCCTTATAGTGATAGTTCATTTGATGATGGTATCTTTGGTCAATCTACAAGAGAGTATGAGATACAAAAGAAGATACTCTCATCTGAGTTTCATTGTGTAGTTACAAACCCTCCGTATATGGGTTCAAAGGGTATGAACAAAGAGCTTAGTGATTTTGTGAAGAAAAGATACCCAGATAGTAAGTCTGATTTGTTTGCAGTTTTTATGGAGAGAACATTAGAGCTTACAAAACCTCACGGTTTTATGAGTATGATAAATCAACACTCTTGGATGTTCCTGAGTAGCTATGAGAAACTTAGAATTAAAATCATTGAAAAGCAGAGAATAGACACTATGGTTCATTTGGGTGCAAGAGCATTTGAAGAGATTGGTGGAGAAGTTGTTCAGAGTGTAGCTTTTGTTTTGGAGAAAAATAAATAA